In Thalassospira sp. ER-Se-21-Dark, one genomic interval encodes:
- the nusA gene encoding transcription termination factor NusA, translating to MEATSGMPRPELLQVADAVAREKGIDRDEVLGAMEQAIQKAGRSRYGHEHDIRAHIDRKTGEIKLARYIEVTDEIENDFTQMSLEQARIRDENINLGEFLIDPLPPIDFGRIAAQTAKQVIVQKVRDAERERQYEEYKDRADEVINGVVKRVEFGNVLVDIGRAEAILRREELIPRETVRQGDRVRALILDVRREQRGPQIFLSRTHPTFMAKLFAQEVPEIYDGIIEIKSVARDPGSRAKISVLSSDSSIDPVGACVGMRGSRVQAVVAELQGEKIDIIQWSEDPATFVVNALAPAEVTKVVIDEETNRIEVVVPDDQLSLAIGRRGQNVRLASQLTGWDIDILTEEDESERRQEEARKRAEMFIKALDVDEVIAHLLVAEGFTSIEEVGYVPLAELAEIEGFEEEIAEELRNRARTFLAEEAERLQKRREELKVADDLVEFPGLSLAVVVRLGENDVKNLEDFADLASDELIEYVGDADSITMDQANDMIMEARRKLGWFEGLEEETEESAESEEA from the coding sequence GCAGATGCCGTTGCCCGTGAAAAGGGCATTGATCGTGACGAGGTTCTCGGTGCTATGGAGCAGGCCATCCAGAAGGCAGGCCGTTCCAGATATGGTCACGAGCATGACATTCGTGCCCATATCGACCGCAAAACCGGCGAAATCAAACTCGCTCGTTACATCGAAGTCACCGATGAAATCGAAAACGATTTCACCCAGATGTCGCTCGAACAGGCACGTATTCGTGACGAGAACATCAATCTTGGTGAATTCCTGATTGATCCGCTGCCGCCGATTGATTTTGGTCGTATTGCTGCCCAGACCGCGAAACAGGTCATCGTACAGAAAGTGCGCGACGCAGAACGCGAACGTCAGTACGAGGAATACAAGGACCGTGCCGACGAAGTTATCAATGGCGTCGTCAAACGTGTCGAGTTTGGCAACGTTCTTGTCGATATCGGTCGTGCCGAAGCCATCCTGCGCCGTGAAGAACTGATCCCGCGTGAGACGGTTCGTCAGGGTGACCGGGTACGTGCCCTGATCCTTGATGTTCGTCGTGAACAGCGCGGCCCGCAGATCTTCCTGTCGCGTACCCACCCGACCTTCATGGCAAAACTGTTTGCCCAGGAAGTACCGGAAATCTACGACGGCATCATCGAAATCAAATCGGTTGCCCGTGACCCGGGTTCGCGCGCGAAAATTTCGGTTCTGTCTTCGGACAGCTCGATCGACCCGGTCGGGGCTTGCGTTGGTATGCGCGGTTCGCGTGTCCAGGCGGTTGTTGCCGAACTTCAGGGCGAAAAAATCGACATCATCCAGTGGTCGGAAGACCCGGCAACCTTTGTTGTGAACGCTTTGGCCCCGGCCGAAGTCACCAAGGTTGTGATTGATGAAGAAACCAACCGTATCGAAGTCGTCGTTCCGGACGATCAGTTGAGCCTTGCCATTGGCCGTCGTGGTCAGAATGTGCGTCTGGCGTCCCAGCTGACCGGTTGGGATATCGATATTCTGACCGAGGAAGACGAAAGCGAACGTCGTCAGGAAGAAGCACGCAAGCGTGCGGAAATGTTCATCAAGGCGCTTGATGTTGACGAAGTTATCGCCCATCTCCTGGTCGCCGAAGGCTTCACCTCGATCGAGGAAGTCGGTTACGTGCCGCTGGCAGAACTGGCCGAAATCGAAGGTTTCGAAGAAGAAATCGCCGAAGAGCTGCGAAACCGCGCACGTACCTTCCTTGCCGAAGAGGCCGAGCGTCTTCAGAAACGTCGCGAAGAGCTTAAGGTTGCCGATGACCTGGTTGAATTCCCGGGTCTGTCGCTGGCTGTTGTTGTTCGCCTTGGTGAAAACGACGTCAAAAACCTTGAAGATTTCGCGGATCTCGCCAGTGACGAGCTGATCGAATATGTCGGGGATGCCGATTCCATTACCATGGATCAGGCCAACGACATGATCATGGAAGCCCGTCGCAAGCTTGGCTGGTTCGAAGGTCTTGAAGAAGAGACCGAAGAATCCGCGGAAAGCGAAGAGGCCTAA
- a CDS encoding RNA-binding protein, with protein sequence MSHRKGGKVAEVPERRCIVTGEVRHKEDLLRVVIGPDGSVVPDLEERLPGRGLWLCPSRDVVNTACAKNAFARAARQKVVVDTALADRIEELLTRKCIDLLSLARRAGQAVAGFEKARAQIAEGAALVLAARDGAADGKSKIEAKARDLPIYSVLDAAEIGAAFGREKAVHVAVAPGGLANRLGRSCKRLEGFRAV encoded by the coding sequence ATGTCGCATCGTAAAGGCGGCAAGGTAGCCGAGGTTCCGGAACGCCGGTGCATTGTCACCGGCGAAGTCCGGCACAAGGAAGATCTTCTCAGGGTTGTGATCGGGCCGGATGGTTCGGTTGTTCCCGACCTTGAGGAACGGCTGCCGGGACGGGGATTATGGTTGTGCCCGTCGCGGGATGTGGTAAATACCGCCTGTGCAAAGAACGCCTTTGCCCGGGCGGCCCGACAAAAAGTCGTGGTCGACACCGCACTTGCAGACCGGATCGAAGAGCTGCTGACGCGCAAATGCATCGATCTGTTGTCGCTGGCGCGGCGTGCAGGACAGGCTGTTGCAGGATTTGAAAAGGCCCGTGCCCAGATTGCCGAGGGCGCAGCCTTAGTATTGGCGGCACGCGATGGTGCCGCAGACGGAAAATCAAAGATCGAGGCCAAGGCCCGGGATCTGCCGATTTATTCCGTTCTGGATGCTGCTGAAATCGGCGCGGCCTTTGGTCGCGAAAAAGCAGTACATGTGGCCGTTGCGCCAGGAGGCCTTGCCAACCGGTTGGGGCGTTCGTGCAAACGGCTTGAAGGATTTCGCGCTGTCTGA
- the infB gene encoding translation initiation factor IF-2 — MSDRDQEKKPLSLNRSKLELSKTVEAGQVRQNFSHGRSKSVTVEVRKKRTFEKNESGRFREVKKDLVEEQSPAAEKPAPEAKKEPVEEPKPRPAVDDHGNLTDSERAARMAALKAAEERRKQDEADAEIRAREEAARKAEEEARKAEEAKAAAEAKQEEAPTASENDSPSVEEVEQRLAASTAKGKTSKPKPAAKPKAEETVIQGEPAEPLVPEERRRSAPADGKSKSRKEIDEENARVAARKRAEEEAGRAARTKGDEGRRRGKLSINNAMSGDEGGRRRSMASIKRQQAKAKARAQGPQKPKEKVVRDVVIPDVITVQELANRMAERAADVIKTLMSLGVMATINQSLDPDTAQLVVEEFGHNVKRVSDADVEESLVSVDDNDAKLVGRPPVVTVMGHVDHGKTSLLDALRSTDVAGGEAGGITQHIGAYQVTMATGAKITFIDTPGHAAFTEMRSRGAKVTDIVVLVVAADDSVMPQTIEAISHAKAAGVPMIVAINKIDKPGANPSKVKTELLQHEVVVEEMGGDVQAVEVSAKQRTGLTELEEAILLQSEVLDLKANPERVADGVVVEARMEKGRGPVATVLVQRGTLRTGDIFVTGPEWGRVRALIDDHGNRVAEAIPGMPVEVNGLNGVPSAGDDFVVVENEAKAREVSDFRQRRIRETQAAAMKKSALENMFSQSGDLKELPIVIKGDVQGSVEALIGTLQKLGNEEVSVRVLHSGVGGINESDVTLARASNALIIGFNVRANQQAREQSRRDNVDIRYYSIIYDVADDIKKMLSGMLSPEVREKFLGYAEIRDVFTISGNKIAGCMVTEGIVKRGAGVRLLRDNVVIHSGELSTLRRFKDEVKEVREGYECGMSFAKYNDIQSGDVIECFENEEIAVEL; from the coding sequence ATGAGTGATCGCGATCAGGAGAAGAAACCGCTGAGCCTCAACAGATCGAAGCTTGAATTGAGCAAGACGGTCGAGGCAGGGCAGGTTCGTCAAAACTTCTCGCATGGACGGTCAAAATCTGTGACCGTCGAAGTGCGCAAGAAGCGTACATTCGAAAAGAACGAATCCGGTCGCTTCCGTGAGGTGAAGAAGGATCTCGTTGAAGAACAGTCCCCGGCAGCAGAAAAGCCGGCACCGGAAGCAAAAAAAGAGCCGGTTGAAGAGCCGAAACCGCGTCCGGCGGTTGATGATCATGGCAATCTGACCGACAGCGAACGCGCTGCCCGTATGGCTGCTTTGAAGGCTGCTGAAGAGCGCCGCAAGCAGGACGAGGCGGATGCGGAAATTCGCGCCCGCGAAGAAGCTGCGCGCAAGGCCGAGGAAGAAGCACGCAAGGCAGAAGAAGCCAAGGCTGCTGCCGAAGCCAAACAGGAAGAAGCGCCTACTGCGTCTGAAAACGACTCTCCGTCAGTGGAAGAAGTCGAACAGCGCCTTGCCGCTTCGACGGCAAAAGGCAAGACCTCCAAGCCGAAACCGGCTGCCAAGCCGAAGGCCGAGGAAACCGTTATTCAGGGCGAACCGGCAGAGCCGCTGGTCCCCGAAGAGCGTCGTCGTTCCGCCCCGGCAGATGGCAAATCCAAAAGCCGCAAGGAAATTGACGAGGAAAATGCCCGTGTGGCAGCCCGCAAACGTGCCGAAGAAGAAGCCGGCCGTGCGGCGCGCACCAAGGGTGACGAAGGCCGTCGTCGTGGCAAACTTTCGATCAATAATGCAATGAGCGGTGACGAAGGTGGTCGCCGTCGTTCCATGGCATCGATCAAACGCCAGCAGGCCAAAGCCAAAGCGCGTGCCCAGGGCCCGCAAAAACCGAAGGAAAAAGTCGTGCGTGATGTGGTAATCCCGGACGTTATTACTGTCCAGGAACTGGCCAACCGTATGGCTGAACGTGCTGCAGACGTGATCAAGACCCTGATGAGTCTTGGCGTCATGGCAACGATTAACCAGTCGCTTGATCCGGATACCGCACAGCTCGTGGTCGAAGAATTCGGTCACAACGTCAAACGTGTATCTGATGCCGACGTTGAAGAGTCGCTGGTCAGTGTAGATGACAATGACGCGAAGCTCGTTGGTCGTCCGCCGGTCGTGACCGTGATGGGCCACGTTGACCACGGTAAAACCTCGTTGCTTGATGCGCTGCGCTCCACCGATGTAGCCGGTGGCGAGGCTGGCGGTATTACCCAGCATATCGGTGCATATCAGGTCACCATGGCAACGGGTGCGAAGATCACCTTCATCGATACTCCGGGCCACGCCGCATTTACCGAAATGCGTTCGCGCGGTGCGAAAGTTACCGATATCGTGGTTCTGGTTGTTGCAGCCGATGACTCGGTCATGCCGCAGACCATCGAGGCAATCAGCCACGCGAAAGCGGCTGGCGTTCCGATGATTGTTGCCATCAACAAAATCGACAAGCCGGGTGCAAATCCGAGCAAGGTGAAAACCGAACTTCTTCAGCACGAAGTTGTGGTCGAGGAAATGGGTGGTGACGTCCAGGCCGTCGAAGTATCGGCCAAACAGCGCACCGGCCTGACCGAACTTGAAGAAGCCATTCTGCTGCAGTCCGAGGTCCTTGACCTTAAAGCCAACCCGGAACGCGTTGCAGATGGTGTTGTTGTTGAAGCCCGTATGGAAAAAGGCCGCGGTCCGGTTGCGACCGTTCTGGTCCAGCGCGGCACCCTGCGTACCGGTGACATCTTTGTCACGGGTCCGGAATGGGGTCGTGTCCGTGCCCTGATCGATGATCACGGCAACCGTGTCGCAGAAGCCATTCCGGGTATGCCGGTCGAGGTGAACGGTCTGAACGGTGTACCGTCTGCCGGTGACGACTTTGTGGTTGTTGAAAACGAAGCCAAGGCACGTGAAGTTTCTGACTTCCGCCAGCGTCGTATTCGTGAAACCCAGGCCGCTGCAATGAAGAAATCAGCACTCGAGAACATGTTCTCGCAGAGCGGTGACCTCAAAGAACTGCCGATCGTCATCAAGGGTGACGTGCAGGGTTCTGTCGAAGCACTCATCGGCACCTTGCAGAAACTTGGTAACGAGGAAGTCTCGGTCCGCGTTCTGCATAGCGGTGTTGGTGGCATCAACGAATCCGACGTCACACTGGCGCGTGCATCCAATGCACTGATCATCGGCTTTAACGTGCGTGCAAACCAGCAGGCCCGTGAACAGTCGCGCCGTGACAACGTTGATATTCGTTACTATTCGATCATTTACGATGTTGCAGATGACATCAAAAAGATGCTGTCGGGCATGCTGTCTCCGGAAGTTCGCGAGAAGTTCCTGGGTTATGCGGAAATCCGCGACGTCTTTACGATTTCCGGCAACAAGATCGCCGGTTGCATGGTCACCGAGGGTATCGTCAAACGTGGCGCAGGCGTCCGCCTGCTGCGCGACAACGTTGTCATTCACTCTGGCGAACTTTCGACGCTCCGTCGCTTCAAGGACGAA